CGCAGGTCGTACAGCAGGCTCGACAGCAGCTTGTGCTCGGCTTCCGTCAGGTTGCCGCGAGTTTTTTCCTCGAGGATGCCGAGGATGTCGATGAGCTGCTTGGCCGCGGGCAAGTTGGGCTCCAACCGCTCGCCTTCTGGCCCCTCGACCTGCCCGAGGTTCACCATGCACGACGACCCCAGAGACAGGATGAAGGTCGAAAAATCCAGCGGCGGCAGTGCTTTCGGTGGCTCTTCGGACCCGGCCATCGGCTCGCAGCATAGCATCCCGTCGCGGCGGGTTGCATCGGGCTTTGACAGCAACTCCGCCGTTGCCTATAACGGAGCGCCCCGTGGGGTTCGACTGAAAAATCGGAGCCTTGGGCCCACAACCGAGAGGAGACGTCCCGATGGCGATGGAATACGTACCCGGACTCGCCGGGGTCCCGGCGGCAAAGTCCAAGATCGGTCTCATCGATGGCAACGCCGGCAAGCTGTACTACCGGGGCTATCCGATCGA
The Deltaproteobacteria bacterium DNA segment above includes these coding regions:
- a CDS encoding DUF1844 domain-containing protein → MAGSEEPPKALPPLDFSTFILSLGSSCMVNLGQVEGPEGERLEPNLPAAKQLIDILGILEEKTRGNLTEAEHKLLSSLLYDLRVHYVDAQKQRGAGGASNG
- a CDS encoding citrate synthase (catalyzes the formation of citrate from acetyl-CoA and oxaloacetate), which produces MEYVPGLAGVPAAKSKIGLIDGNAGKLYYRGYPIEQLAEHSDFEEVSYLLLKGHLPTRAELDAFKAQL